From one Octopus bimaculoides isolate UCB-OBI-ISO-001 chromosome 1, ASM119413v2, whole genome shotgun sequence genomic stretch:
- the LOC106882038 gene encoding uncharacterized protein LOC106882038 produces MIHYSCICRGETILCSQLKTTSMQNFENVVADMLPNIPTHQNKSTTYTSDSYSFHCKVENGILFLCVADPNMGKQGPHSFLSEIKDTFLNGRLAGRASAAFSHEFDRDFGHVLQREMETFSKPGAGSGLSQLQSQVNEVKGILTQNIEKVLERGDKLDDLMDKTYELEEQSIKFHKTSRSIAKKFWWKNTKMTCLMVGGVLILLTIIIIIILYSTGVFSSSDSSSSKPTTAAP; encoded by the exons ATGATTCATTACAGTTGCATATGTAGGGGAGAGACGATTCTGTGCTCGCAGCTCAAAACGACGTCAATGCAAAACTTTGAAAATGTTGTTGCTGACATGCTGCCTAATATTCCAACACACCAAAACAAGTCGACTACATACACATCAGATAG ttACTCATTCCACTGTAAAGTAGAAAATGgcattttgtttctgtgtgttgCAGACCCAAATATGGGAAAGCAAGGACCTCATTCATTCCTTTCAGAA ATCAAAGATACATTCCTGAATGGCCGCCTAGCAGGCCGAGCATCAGCCGCCTTCAGTCATGAGTTTGATCGAGATTTTGGACACGTACTTCAGAGAGAAATG gaaaCATTTTCAAAACCCGGTGCTGGAAGTGGTCTCTCTCAACTCCAAAGTCAAGTAAATGAAGTGAAAGGTATTCTTACACAGAACATTGAAAAAGTTCTGGAACGTGGAGACAAACTGGATGACTTGATGGATAAAACATATGAATTAGAAGAGCAG tctatCAAATTCCACAAGACGTCTCGTAGCATAGCAAAGAAATTCTGGTGGAAGAATACCAAGATGACCTGTCTGATGGTCGGTGGTGTACTTATACTgcttaccatcattattatcattattctctaTTCTACTGGTGTATTTTCAAGTTCTGATAGTAGTTCTTCAAAGCCCACCACTGCTGCTCCTTAA